In a single window of the Macrobrachium rosenbergii isolate ZJJX-2024 chromosome 35, ASM4041242v1, whole genome shotgun sequence genome:
- the LOC136856386 gene encoding uncharacterized protein, with amino-acid sequence MEQLQSAHLVSTTAPVTSVPSSSGNSYSYSGLEEFLVPTPVQVEVSNGVARQSSQPLHSVRFTYVPQVQPVQLTAPTTTAPARSTQSPPTPAPSSQASAEVEQPPQRQRKASPKPRVRNSGGERVVCEVCNKSLACGANLNEHMRIHTGERPFLCDECGASFAAKSNLRTHKRLHTGERPYMCGVCGKTFSQSSHLPSHMRVHTGERPYECPECPKSFSSSTTLRNHLRIHKGDFPFRCEFCGRGFVCKSWLQDHYKVHTGEKPFQCDICRKWFKDKSYITKHKMKYCGNDGYKKRWRRPGVKKPPGRKPNTAKMKMRMLLEEEILHQPKRARGRPKGSKNKKGKKRKSAAANKSSQNAVTDSDTEFEVMLQEQEVESPKVETEEMDPLQDDQPEKTEYQSRGQFAPESGSSSQSGNHHGKTHFSVGLQPVSGMQLVAMPQSSVQTHGQQGHLEQDVQSVTQPQNLVQPQNLTQSESMVQPQNLTQQSQSIMQPQNLTQPQSLVQPQNLTQSQDLLQPQNLTQSQDLLQPQNLTQSHSMMHSQSIVQSENIRESHDLMQSQALLQPENLSQSQSVNQSLSQPQNLSQTPSHSQPHNLSVAQNLSQPQNLSLATKIVQSTNIHQIQNFSQPQNLSQPQNLSQPQNLSLPHNLSQATALPQPQNLSQSHSLSQAMSLSQPQNLSQPQNLSHDDGMSQAQNLSEVQNLSLSHNLSQPHASLHASSTPIGSSSHHSQYNIMVFYNS; translated from the coding sequence ATGGAGCAGCTTCAAAGCGCACACCTTGTGAGTACCACGGCTCCAGTAACTTCGGTGCCCTCGTCTTCGGGGAATTCCTACTCGTACAGCGGTCTTGAGGAATTCTTAGTGCCAACTCCAGTGCAAGTGGAAGTCAGTAATGGGGTGGCACGCCAATCGAGTCAGCCTCTACATTCCGTACGTTTCACTTATGTGCCTCAGGTCCAGCCAGTGCAGCTCACAGCGCCGACCACCACGGCCCCAGCTCGTTCAACCCAGAGCCCCCCCACTCCGGCCCCGTCATCCCAGGCCAGCGCAGAAGTGGAGCAGCCGCCTCAGAGACAACGCAAGGCGTCTCCCAAGCCCCGCGTTCGTAACAGCGGAGGCGAACGAGTCGTGTGCGAAGTGTGCAACAAGTCTCTGGCGTGCGGCGCCAATCTCAACGAACACATGCGAATTCACACGGGCGAGCGCCCCTTTCTCTGCGACGAGTGCGGTGCCTCTTTTGCAGCTAAATCAAATCTGAGGACTCACAAGCGTCTCCACACGGGCGAAAGGCCGTACATGTGCGGTGTGTGCGGCAAGACGTTCTCCCAGAGCTCCCACCTTCCAAGTCACATGCGCGTGCACACGGGAGAACGCCCCTACGAGTGCCCGGAGTGCCCGAAGTCCTTTTCTTCCAGCACAACTCTACGAAATCACCTCCGGATCCACAAGGGCGATTTCCCCTTCAGGTGCGAATTCTGCGGAAGAGGTTTCGTCTGCAAGTCCTGGTTACAGGACCATTACAAGGTCCATACTGGGGAGAAGCCGTTTCAGTGTGACATTTGCAGGAAGTGGTTCAAGGACAAGTCCTACATAACAAAGCATAAAATGAAGTACTGTGGGAATGACGGCTACAAGAAGCGGTGGAGGCGTCCGGGCGTCAAGAAGCCTCCGGGGAGGAAACCAAACACcgccaaaatgaaaatgaggatGTTGCTGGAGGAAGAGATCCTTCACCAGCCCAAGAGAGCGAGGGGAAGACCCAAAGGATCCAAAAACAAGAAGGGAAAGAAGCGGAAATCGGCGGCCGCGAACAAGAGCAGCCAGAATGCCGTGACGGATTCCGACACCGAGTTCGAGGTCATGCTCCAGGAACAGGAGGTGGAGTCGCCAAAAGTTGAGACGGAGGAAATGGACCCACTTCAGGACGATCAGCCCGAAAAGACGGAATATCAGTCGCGCGGTCAATTTGCACCTGAATCGGGTAGTTCGTCGCAGTCTGGAAATCACCACGGGAAGACCCACTTCTCCGTTGGCTTGCAGCCTGTTTCAGGAATGCAGCTCGTTGCAATGCCTCAGTCCTCGGTGCAGACGCACGGCCAACAGGGTCACCTAGAGCAGGACGTTCAGAGTGTAACACAACCCCAAAATTTAGTACAACCTCAGAACCTGACGCAGTCTGAGAGCATGGTGCAACCTCAAAACCTAACGCAGCAGTCTCAGAGTATCATGCAGCCTCAAAATCTGACGCAGCCCCAAAGCCTCGTTCAGCCTCAGAATCTGACGCAGTCTCAGGACTTGCTACAGCCTCAGAATCTGACGCAGTCTCAGGACTTGCTACAGCCTCAGAATCTGACGCAATCTCACAGCATGATGCACTCTCAGAGTATCGTACAGTCGGAGAACATAAGAGAATCACACGATTTGATGCAGTCGCAAGCTCTCCTGCAGCCCGAGAACCTTTCCCAGTCACAAAGTGTCAATCAAAGCTTAAGCCAACCCCAGAACCTTTCTCAGACCCCGAGTCATTCTCAGCCACACAACCTCTCTGTTGCACAAAACCTCTCACAGCCGCAGAATCTGTCGCTCGCGACCAAGATCGTCCAGTCGACGAACATCCACCAAATCCAGAATTTCTCGCAGCCACAAAATCTCAGTCAGCCCCAGAATTTATCCCAGCCTCAGAACCTTTCCCTGCCACACAACCTCTCCCAGGCAACGGCATTACCCCAGCCCCAGAACCTCTCCCAGTCTCATAGTTTATCACAGGCGATGAGCTTGAGCCAACCTCAGAACTTATCGCAGCCACAGAACTTATCTCACGACGACGGCATGTCTCAAGCGCAGAACTTGTCTGAGGTACAAAATCTCTCGTTGTCGCATAATTTAAGTCAGCCTCACGCATCCCTTCATGCCAGTTCAACACCAATTGGCTCCTCATCACATCATAGTCAGTATAATATTATGGTTTTTTACAACTCCTGA